The proteins below come from a single Rosa rugosa chromosome 2, drRosRugo1.1, whole genome shotgun sequence genomic window:
- the LOC133730800 gene encoding uncharacterized protein LOC133730800, translated as MDTSNWSSPNDYELDMSKAYDRVEWRFIEAVMTSMGFDQVWIQWIMGCVTTVTYSFILNGEPRGQLVPSRGLRQGDSISPYLFLLCSEGLSRMLTKAEESDQLHGVKIASDAPSINHLFFADDSFIFMKAEDEECGRLKDILKCYEDASGQQVNFQKSKISFSKNVSMIVQEELAAMFGVERVDKHDKYLGLPTEVSYSKTEAFQYIMEKTRNKMKSWKDKTLSMAGKEVMIKSVVQSVPTYVMSCFELPKHLCQEMHRCMAEFWWGDSDNGRKIHWIAWDKMCVPKEEGGLGFRNMELFNQALLAKQGWRILRCPDSLLARTLRAKYFPNSDFLHACVHPGDSYTWRSLMKGKDLLVKGVRYQVGSGEAINVWSDPWIPRPYTFKPFSAVMEGLEDMRVADLIDPETRDWMVDWLEELFFPEEVELITKIPLSLRNPADRLIWHYDKHGLYNVKSGYHVARCMSTMSSQGSSSHASGDSSLWKTIWAAKVQPKRFHPRRAVGRDNRRMMTKWVYPPRGRLKINVDGAFRGNNEAGGVGVVVRDEQGRFKGAWSRSISNLCSAYHSEAEACRVGLLMAIRQGWRQVEFESDCSTLVEALNNQGEDNSEVASATSGHEILRESIGDGVSPNANSDQPSLEHDSPVISPSQNGFERVLMAKRAKQMKASAKLTK; from the exons ATGGACACATCCAATTGGTCCAGTCCCAATGACTACGAATTGGACATGAGTAAAGCCTATGATCGGGTTGAATGGAGATTCATTGAAGCTGTAATGACTAGTATGGGTTTCGATCAGGTTTGGATACAATGGATAATGGGTTGTGTGACAACGGTGACTTACTCTTTTATTCTCAATGGTGAGCCACGGGGTCAACTTGTTCCATCTAGAGGATTGAGACAAGGAGACTCTATCTCTCCTTATCTATTCCTGTTATGTTCGGAAGGGTTATCAAGGATGTTGACAAAGGCAGAAGAGAGTGATCAATTGCATGGAGTCAAAATTGCGTCAGATGCTCCTTCTATAAACCACCTGTTTTTTGCGGATGATTCTTTCATCTTCATGAAGGCAGAGGATGAGGAGTGTGGGAGGCTGAAGGATATTTTGAAGTGTTATGAAGATGCATCTGGGCAACAAGTTAACTTCCAGAAGAGTAAGATTTCTTTTTCGAAGAATGTCAGTATGATTGTTCAAGAAGAGCTTGCAGCTATGTTCGGGGTAGAAAGGGTTGACAAGCATGATAAATACCTTGGTCTCCCAACTGAAGTTAGCTACTCAAAGACGGAAGCTTTTCAATATATTATGGAGAAGACTAGAAATAAGATGAAAAGCTGGAAGGACAAGACGTTGAGTATGGCAGGTAAGGAGGTTATGATCAAATCGGTGGTTCAATCTGTTCCTACCTATGtgatgagttgttttgagttgcCAAAACACCTTTGCCAAGAGATGCACCGTTGTATGGCAGAATTTTGGTGGGGTGACTCGGACAACGGAAGGAAGATTCATTGGATTGCATGGGATAAGATGTGTGTACCCAAGGAGGAAGGGGGGTTGGGTTTTAGAAATATGGAGTTATTTAACCAAGCTCTACTCGCAAAACAGGGATGGAGAATTTTGAGGTGTCCTGACTCTCTTCTTGCAAGGACCTTGAGAGCTAAGTATTTTCCCAATTCTGATTTCTTGCATGCTTGTGTCCACCCGGGTGATTCATATACTTGGCGTAGTCTGATGAAGGGGAAGGATCTTCTTGTGAAGGGGGTTCGATATCAAGTGGGTTCGGGGGAGGCAATTAACGTATGGTCTGATCCTTGGATACCAAGACCTTATACTTTCAAGCCCTTTTCTGCGGTGATGGAGGGGTTGGAAGATATGAGGGTTGCTGATCTGATTGATCCGGAGACGAGGGATTGGATGGTGGACTGGTTAGAGGAGCTTTTCTTCCCTGAAGAAGTTGAGCTGATTACTAAAATCCCTCTTAGCTTGAGGAATCCAGCTGACAGACTCATATGGCACTATGACAAGCATGGACTATATAATGTGAAGAGTGGCTATCATGTTGCTCGTTGCATGAGCACTATGTCATCTCAAGGGTCTTCTTCTCATGCAAGTGGAGATAGCAGTTTGTGGAAAACAATATGGGCTGCAAAAGTCCAACCTAAG CGGTTCCATCCTCGTCGAGCAGTGGGAAGGGACAATAGGAGGATGATGACAAAATGGGTCTACCCTCCTCGAGGCCGGCTAAAGATCAATGTGGATGGGGCATTTCGGGGTAATAATGAGGCTGGTGGTGTTGGGGTGGTGGTCCGTGATGAGCAGGGCAGGTTCAAGGGAGCATGGTCCCGATCCATCTCTAATCTATGCTCAGCTTACCATAGTGAAGCAGAGGCCTGCAGAGTGGGCTTGCTGATGGCTATTCGCCAGGGTTGGAGACAGGTTGAGTTTGAAAGTGATTGTTCCACCCTTGTTGAGGCTCTTAACAATCAAGGGGAGGACAATTCTGAG GTTGCATCAGCAACTAGTGGACATGAAATTTTGAGGGAGTCTATAGGAGATGGAGTAAGTCCAAATGCAAATAGTGACCAGCCATCATTGGAACATGATTCTCCAGTAATATCCCCTTCACAAAATGGATTTGAAAGG GTTCTCATGGCAAAAAGAGCAAAGCAAATGAAAGCAAGTGCAAAGCTCACAAAATGA